From a region of the Odoribacter splanchnicus DSM 20712 genome:
- a CDS encoding CvfB family protein, with the protein MVEIGRFNTLTVVKIVDFGVYLDGGERGEILMPKEYVPANCFPDDEVKAFVYFDSEDRIVATTEHPHVMVGEFAFLKVVALSPVGAFLDWGLRKDLLVPFREQRDPMIEGKSYLVYAYLDKASDRIVASTKIDKYLDQVFPEYEPHEEVEVLIARKSDLGYNVIVNNMHWGLIYNNEIFQPLKIGQKMKGYIKEVREDEKIDVTLQLPGYAKIEGLAGMVLEKLKDYGGILDLSDKSEPEEIYKVFGCSKKNYKKALGTLLKQRLIEIGDSEVRLKTED; encoded by the coding sequence ATGGTTGAAATAGGAAGATTTAATACTTTGACGGTAGTTAAAATCGTCGATTTTGGAGTTTATTTGGATGGGGGAGAACGCGGTGAGATCCTCATGCCGAAAGAATATGTCCCGGCCAATTGTTTCCCGGACGATGAAGTGAAGGCTTTTGTTTATTTCGATTCGGAGGACCGGATTGTTGCAACGACGGAACATCCCCATGTAATGGTCGGCGAATTTGCATTCCTGAAAGTGGTAGCTCTTAGTCCTGTCGGGGCTTTTCTGGATTGGGGATTGCGGAAGGACCTGCTGGTGCCTTTCCGGGAGCAGCGCGATCCGATGATAGAAGGGAAATCCTATTTGGTGTATGCTTATCTGGATAAAGCGTCCGACCGGATTGTCGCTTCGACGAAGATCGATAAGTACCTGGATCAGGTATTCCCGGAATACGAACCCCACGAGGAAGTAGAAGTGTTGATCGCCCGGAAGTCGGATCTGGGATACAATGTGATTGTGAATAATATGCATTGGGGATTGATCTATAATAATGAAATTTTTCAGCCGCTGAAGATCGGCCAAAAAATGAAAGGATATATTAAGGAAGTGCGGGAAGACGAAAAAATCGATGTAACCTTGCAGCTGCCCGGATATGCAAAAATAGAAGGTTTGGCCGGTATGGTGCTTGAAAAATTGAAAGATTACGGTGGCATTCTGGACCTCTCGGATAAAAGTGAGCCGGAGGAAATCTACAAGGTCTTCGGATGTAGTAAGAAAAATTATAAAAAGGCTTTGGGGACTTTACTGAAACAAAGACTGATCGAGATCGGTGATTCCGAAGTCCGGCTGAAAACAGAAGATTAA
- a CDS encoding Hsp20/alpha crystallin family protein codes for MVRRNSEIKPFYSNFLDDFLNTGLSAFEDRRGVPALNVKEDEKELALELRVPGMKKEDIHLDYKDGILTISGEKNEEKEEKDRDKYLRREFTSYSFHRSFELPEERYDVAKAQAAYKDGILEVTLPKKEQKDKVSRQIEVK; via the coding sequence ATGGTAAGAAGAAATAGTGAGATCAAACCGTTTTATTCTAATTTTCTGGATGATTTTTTGAATACCGGATTATCCGCTTTTGAAGACAGAAGAGGTGTTCCGGCATTGAATGTCAAAGAAGATGAAAAGGAACTCGCTTTGGAACTGAGAGTTCCGGGAATGAAAAAAGAAGATATCCATCTGGATTATAAAGATGGAATCTTAACGATATCCGGTGAGAAAAATGAAGAAAAAGAGGAGAAGGACAGAGATAAATATCTGAGAAGGGAGTTTACTTCTTATTCTTTCCATCGGAGTTTCGAACTACCTGAAGAGAGATATGATGTTGCAAAGGCACAGGCTGCCTATAAAGACGGTATCCTGGAAGTGACTTTGCCGAAAAAGGAGCAGAAAGATAAAGTGAGCAGACAAATTGAGGTGAAGTAG
- a CDS encoding HRDC domain-containing protein, translating to METNPQLELAFNFLEYTGTSIFLTGKAGTGKTTFLRELKRRSPKRMIVVAPTGVAAINAGGVTIHSFFQLPFGPYVPGRTEENRSGEKRFNHKFGREKINIIRSMDLLVIDEISMVRADLLDAVSDMLCRYRDRSKPFGGVQLLMIGDLQQLAPVVKEEEWGILKHIYPSPFFFCSKALQTVAYQCIELTHVYRQSDSVFIHLLNKIRDNQVDLATLKALNSRYIPGFNPDDSEGYITLTTHNYQAQQINNRKLDALEGRAYTYSAEVKDDFPEYAFPTDQHLVLKKGAQVMFVKNDSSAEKRYYNGKIGRITAISADNILVRCGDEKDAITVTREEWTNTKYSIDAETQEISETVAGSFKQYPLKTAWAITIHKSQGLTFEKAIVNAGAAFTHGQVYVALSRCKSLEGLVLGTPLRPEALINDQVVKHFTDEVSRNQPGPMQLEDARRAYYLQLLKELFDYSGVLKRLQHVAWVFGEHLWKLYPELTKRCREVRELCHSELTEVGEKFQMQLERLIEGAANYDTDRQVGERIAKGVAYFSEQTGRHIVAFLESAQPEIDNKDVRKTVGEALEKLRLEVGVKIETLEAVKEGFEVKAYLMAKAKAVLEKPKPRARKTTEKLEVGEDVLHPKLYNALRLWRKEEAMRLGLPAYTVLQQKALLGVANTLPTTGKELLAIPGIGKKVAERYGAALLEMVDHYRLNI from the coding sequence ATGGAAACGAATCCCCAATTAGAGCTTGCTTTTAATTTTCTGGAATATACCGGTACCAGTATTTTTTTGACCGGTAAGGCCGGTACAGGAAAAACGACATTTTTACGGGAGTTGAAGCGACGTTCGCCTAAACGAATGATTGTTGTCGCTCCTACCGGTGTGGCAGCGATCAATGCCGGGGGAGTTACCATTCATTCATTTTTTCAATTGCCTTTCGGACCTTATGTTCCGGGTAGAACCGAAGAAAACCGCTCGGGTGAGAAACGGTTTAACCATAAATTCGGACGGGAAAAAATCAATATTATCCGGAGCATGGATTTGCTGGTTATCGATGAGATCAGTATGGTCAGGGCAGATTTGTTGGATGCGGTGAGTGATATGCTCTGCCGCTACAGAGACCGGAGCAAACCGTTCGGCGGGGTACAGTTGTTGATGATCGGTGATTTGCAGCAATTGGCACCTGTCGTGAAAGAAGAGGAATGGGGGATATTGAAGCATATTTATCCGTCTCCTTTCTTTTTTTGCAGCAAAGCATTGCAGACGGTCGCGTATCAGTGTATCGAATTGACTCACGTATACCGGCAGTCGGATTCGGTATTCATCCATTTACTCAATAAGATCCGGGATAACCAGGTGGATCTGGCTACCTTGAAGGCCTTGAACAGCAGATATATACCCGGATTCAATCCGGATGATTCCGAAGGATATATTACGCTGACAACTCATAATTACCAGGCTCAGCAGATCAATAACCGCAAACTGGATGCGCTTGAAGGAAGGGCTTATACCTATTCGGCGGAGGTGAAAGACGATTTTCCCGAATATGCTTTCCCGACAGATCAGCATTTGGTATTGAAAAAAGGGGCTCAGGTTATGTTTGTGAAGAATGATTCGTCGGCTGAGAAGCGGTATTATAACGGAAAAATCGGACGGATTACAGCGATCAGTGCCGACAATATCCTGGTGAGATGCGGGGACGAAAAGGACGCGATTACAGTAACCCGGGAAGAGTGGACCAATACCAAATACAGTATCGACGCTGAAACACAGGAAATTTCAGAGACTGTCGCAGGTAGTTTTAAACAATATCCCTTGAAAACGGCCTGGGCGATTACCATTCATAAGAGTCAGGGGTTGACTTTCGAAAAAGCTATTGTCAATGCGGGAGCTGCCTTTACGCATGGGCAGGTGTATGTCGCTTTGAGCCGGTGTAAAAGTCTGGAAGGGTTGGTTTTGGGAACACCTTTACGTCCCGAGGCTCTGATCAACGATCAGGTGGTGAAGCATTTTACGGATGAAGTTTCCCGGAATCAGCCCGGACCGATGCAGTTGGAAGATGCACGCAGGGCCTATTATTTACAGTTGTTGAAAGAACTGTTCGATTATAGTGGTGTACTTAAACGCCTGCAACATGTAGCTTGGGTATTCGGAGAACATTTGTGGAAATTATACCCCGAGTTAACCAAGCGTTGCCGGGAGGTCAGGGAGTTGTGTCATAGCGAATTGACGGAGGTGGGAGAAAAATTTCAGATGCAGCTGGAGCGTCTGATCGAAGGGGCTGCAAATTACGATACCGATCGGCAGGTCGGGGAAAGGATAGCTAAAGGAGTTGCTTACTTCAGCGAACAGACCGGCCGGCATATCGTAGCTTTCTTAGAGAGTGCACAACCCGAAATCGATAATAAAGACGTACGTAAAACAGTCGGGGAAGCTTTGGAGAAATTGAGGTTGGAAGTGGGGGTGAAGATAGAGACTCTGGAGGCTGTGAAAGAAGGGTTTGAAGTGAAGGCCTATTTAATGGCGAAAGCGAAGGCTGTATTGGAAAAACCGAAACCCCGGGCCAGGAAGACCACCGAAAAACTGGAGGTCGGAGAAGATGTTTTGCATCCGAAATTATACAATGCCTTGCGTTTGTGGCGGAAGGAGGAAGCGATGCGTCTGGGATTGCCGGCCTATACCGTTTTGCAGCAGAAAGCTTTGCTGGGGGTGGCCAACACGCTGCCGACAACAGGGAAAGAATTACTGGCTATACCGGGGATCGGGAAAAAGGTCGCGGAACGTTATGGGGCTGCCTTGCTGGAAATGGTGGATCATTACCGGCTGAATATTTAA
- a CDS encoding family 20 glycosylhydrolase, giving the protein MNMMKQKTNFAGLVKRVTCLICGICFCFGIYAQQQKPFVIPELKEWKGATGFFMPKQSVRIIYGAPGLQKIARQFAADYKALFGVLPEIAEGKPCKGDFFFTIKRDKKLEKEGYDIVIGDYVKVSANEPVGVYWATRTLLQMGEQYKNGNLPKGHIRDWPDYGIRGLLIDCGRKFIPMNYLRDLACIMSYYKMNFMHVVLNNNGFKAYFNDDWNQTYAAFRLECETYPGLTARDGYYTKKEFVHFQEEAAERFVEIIPEIDIPAHSLAFSHYKPELGSKEYGMDHLNLSHPEVYSFVDALFKEYLDGENPVFRGPRVHIGTDEYSNKKKEVVEQFRAFTDHYIKFVEGFGKQACVWGALTHAAGETPVKSDNVIMYAWYNGFANPKDMVQQGYNLISIPDGLTYIVPLAGYYWDYLNTERLYKQWTPAHVADVVFEEKDPAIIGGMFAVWNDIVGNGISVKDIHHRIFPALQTIAVKTWNIAPAFSYTEFETKRQKLSEAPDVNQLGRIGDDENSLVYETSSITPGSELPYTEIGYDYTITFDMEAANENYGTELFRSPNAVFYLADPVKGMFGFSRDGYMNTFAFRPYPGEKISVKITGDALSTSLFINGQLIERMGIEKRYLNEAEKQNNFIRTLVFPLKNAGNFKSKITNLKVYNRLCSHGTRAKTDRH; this is encoded by the coding sequence ATGAATATGATGAAACAAAAAACAAATTTTGCCGGATTAGTAAAACGAGTGACCTGCTTAATTTGCGGGATCTGTTTTTGTTTCGGTATCTATGCTCAGCAACAGAAACCCTTTGTGATACCTGAACTGAAGGAGTGGAAAGGAGCAACAGGCTTCTTTATGCCAAAGCAGTCTGTGCGCATCATTTATGGTGCTCCTGGGTTGCAGAAGATTGCCCGACAATTTGCTGCCGACTATAAGGCATTGTTCGGAGTACTTCCGGAAATCGCCGAGGGAAAGCCTTGTAAAGGCGATTTTTTCTTCACAATAAAGCGAGATAAAAAGTTGGAGAAAGAGGGGTATGACATTGTTATCGGTGATTATGTAAAAGTTTCTGCGAATGAACCTGTCGGAGTGTATTGGGCTACCCGCACTTTATTGCAGATGGGCGAACAATACAAGAACGGAAACTTGCCGAAAGGACATATCCGGGACTGGCCGGATTACGGTATACGCGGACTATTGATAGACTGCGGGCGAAAGTTTATTCCTATGAATTATCTACGTGACCTTGCGTGTATAATGTCATATTACAAAATGAACTTCATGCATGTGGTATTGAACAACAACGGTTTCAAAGCCTATTTCAATGACGATTGGAATCAGACCTATGCAGCCTTCAGACTGGAATGTGAAACATATCCCGGACTGACAGCCCGCGATGGTTACTATACTAAAAAAGAATTCGTCCATTTTCAGGAGGAAGCCGCAGAACGTTTTGTCGAGATCATTCCCGAAATCGACATTCCTGCCCATTCGCTTGCCTTCAGTCATTACAAACCGGAATTAGGCAGCAAGGAATATGGCATGGATCATTTGAATTTGTCTCATCCCGAAGTCTATTCATTTGTTGATGCACTCTTCAAAGAATATCTTGATGGAGAGAACCCTGTATTCCGGGGACCTAGAGTGCATATTGGCACCGACGAATATTCAAATAAAAAGAAAGAAGTTGTGGAACAGTTCCGGGCATTCACCGATCATTACATTAAATTCGTAGAAGGTTTTGGAAAACAAGCATGTGTATGGGGAGCACTCACACATGCCGCAGGAGAAACACCTGTTAAATCAGATAATGTCATTATGTATGCTTGGTACAATGGTTTTGCCAATCCGAAAGATATGGTGCAACAAGGATATAATTTGATTAGTATTCCGGATGGTCTGACTTACATCGTACCGCTTGCAGGTTATTATTGGGACTATCTGAACACAGAACGGTTGTATAAGCAATGGACTCCGGCACATGTAGCCGATGTTGTATTTGAGGAGAAAGATCCGGCAATTATTGGCGGTATGTTTGCTGTATGGAATGACATAGTTGGTAACGGGATTTCTGTGAAAGACATCCATCACCGTATTTTCCCGGCTTTGCAGACTATTGCGGTGAAAACATGGAACATTGCTCCTGCATTTTCTTATACAGAATTTGAAACAAAACGGCAAAAACTGAGTGAGGCTCCGGATGTGAATCAATTGGGCAGGATCGGTGATGATGAAAACAGTCTTGTGTATGAGACTTCATCAATTACTCCCGGATCCGAGTTGCCGTATACCGAAATCGGATATGACTATACAATCACGTTTGATATGGAAGCTGCCAATGAAAATTATGGCACCGAATTATTTCGTTCCCCTAATGCTGTATTTTATCTTGCCGATCCTGTGAAAGGTATGTTCGGCTTCTCCCGGGATGGCTATATGAACACTTTTGCTTTCCGGCCTTATCCGGGAGAAAAGATTTCTGTAAAAATCACAGGGGATGCTCTCTCCACTTCATTGTTCATAAACGGACAACTTATCGAACGAATGGGAATTGAAAAACGATATCTGAACGAAGCCGAAAAGCAGAATAATTTTATCCGTACATTAGTATTTCCGCTTAAAAATGCCGGAAATTTCAAATCTAAGATTACTAATCTGAAAGTGTATAATCGGTTATGTTCCCATGGAACCAGGGCGAAGACGGACCGACACTGA
- the rpe gene encoding ribulose-phosphate 3-epimerase, with translation MSVIVSPSLLAADFMNLGKDVEMVDRSKADWIHLDIMDGVFVPNISYGLPVVSQIKKIARKPLDVHLMIVQPERYIEAFHKAGADILTVHLEASTHLHRTLQQIKASGMKAGVALNPHTPVSLLEDIIQDIDVVLIMSVNPGFGGQSFIEHSLEKVKKLKALIQATHSHTLIEIDGGVNFETGRELVTAGADALVAGSFVFKSEDPEATIAGLKNLKTE, from the coding sequence ATGAGCGTAATAGTTTCTCCTTCGCTTTTAGCCGCCGATTTTATGAACCTGGGCAAAGACGTGGAAATGGTCGATCGGAGTAAAGCCGACTGGATTCATCTCGACATCATGGACGGCGTATTCGTGCCCAATATATCCTATGGTTTACCTGTTGTATCTCAAATCAAGAAAATAGCCCGTAAACCGCTCGATGTTCATTTGATGATCGTACAACCCGAAAGATATATCGAAGCATTTCACAAAGCCGGAGCCGACATCCTGACCGTTCACCTGGAAGCGTCTACCCATTTGCACCGTACGCTCCAACAAATCAAAGCTTCGGGTATGAAAGCCGGAGTCGCTTTAAATCCCCACACTCCTGTCAGCCTGCTCGAAGACATTATACAGGATATCGATGTGGTGCTGATCATGAGCGTGAATCCCGGTTTCGGAGGGCAATCATTTATCGAACATTCGCTCGAAAAGGTGAAAAAGCTCAAGGCACTCATCCAGGCTACCCATAGCCATACCCTGATCGAAATCGACGGAGGAGTAAATTTCGAAACCGGACGGGAATTGGTTACTGCCGGGGCAGATGCGTTAGTTGCCGGAAGTTTTGTATTCAAATCCGAAGATCCGGAAGCGACTATTGCAGGATTAAAGAACTTAAAAACGGAGTAG
- a CDS encoding acyltransferase family protein produces the protein MGEMHPLNGPAWSLFFEYMANILYALVIRRFSKFLLTLLVIVAGGALIHYAVTSPNGCLAGGWKLDGPQLRLGFTRLMYPFFVGLLLSRTGFLIRTKYAFEKCSVLLFIVLAMPRLGGENHYWLNGLYEALCVIVVFPWIVALGAGGKLSGSLFSKGCDFMGKISYPLYIVHYPVIYLYWSWVTPRHLPWTSVWPSTILIAAFCVMMAYACLKLYDEPVRAWLKKKMEI, from the coding sequence ATGGGGGAAATGCATCCGTTGAACGGACCTGCCTGGTCACTTTTCTTCGAATATATGGCCAATATTCTCTATGCCTTGGTGATCCGGAGGTTTTCGAAGTTTTTGCTGACCTTGCTGGTGATCGTGGCTGGCGGTGCTTTGATACACTATGCCGTGACAAGTCCGAACGGTTGTCTGGCCGGAGGATGGAAACTGGACGGTCCGCAACTGAGGCTCGGGTTTACCCGTCTGATGTATCCGTTTTTCGTCGGGTTGTTATTATCCCGGACCGGTTTCCTGATCCGGACAAAATATGCTTTTGAAAAGTGTAGCGTATTGCTTTTCATCGTTCTGGCTATGCCTCGTTTAGGAGGAGAAAACCATTATTGGTTGAATGGATTGTATGAAGCTCTGTGTGTGATCGTTGTCTTCCCTTGGATCGTAGCGCTCGGAGCAGGCGGAAAGTTATCCGGGAGTCTGTTTTCGAAAGGTTGTGATTTTATGGGAAAGATTTCTTATCCGCTTTATATCGTTCACTATCCGGTTATCTATTTGTATTGGAGTTGGGTTACACCGAGACATTTGCCCTGGACATCGGTATGGCCTTCTACTATTTTGATTGCAGCGTTTTGTGTGATGATGGCTTATGCCTGTCTGAAATTGTATGACGAACCCGTAAGAGCGTGGTTGAAAAAGAAAATGGAAATCTGA
- a CDS encoding gamma carbonic anhydrase family protein, whose amino-acid sequence MAIIKKLNGHTPKFGKNCFLADNAAIIGDVEMGDDCSIWFGAVLRGDVHSIRIGNKVNIQDNATIHATYKKSPTNIGNNVSIAHNAVIHGCTIKDNVLIGMGAIVLDDAVVESNTIVAAGSVVTKGTVVESGWVYAGTPAKKMKQLGEELLKGEVERIVNAYSMYASWYEDENQKAE is encoded by the coding sequence ATGGCTATTATAAAGAAATTAAACGGACATACCCCTAAATTCGGGAAAAACTGTTTTTTAGCCGATAATGCAGCTATTATCGGTGATGTGGAAATGGGAGACGATTGCAGTATCTGGTTCGGCGCTGTGCTACGCGGCGATGTACACTCCATCCGGATCGGTAATAAAGTCAATATACAAGACAATGCCACCATCCACGCCACTTATAAAAAATCGCCGACAAACATCGGAAATAATGTCTCTATCGCACATAATGCCGTCATTCACGGGTGTACGATCAAAGACAATGTCCTGATCGGCATGGGGGCCATCGTGCTCGACGATGCTGTGGTTGAAAGCAATACGATCGTAGCGGCAGGCAGTGTAGTCACTAAAGGTACTGTAGTGGAATCAGGCTGGGTATATGCCGGGACACCGGCCAAAAAAATGAAACAATTGGGGGAAGAGTTATTGAAAGGAGAAGTTGAAAGAATTGTGAATGCTTACTCGATGTATGCAAGTTGGTACGAAGACGAAAATCAGAAGGCCGAATAA